tatttatcTTGAACTTTTTTTCACTACCAATGAACCTAAAACAGTCTCTGATTCTATGATATTAACCTTCCTGATTTTATGATACCAACCTTCCTGGTTCCATTATGTCAATCTTCCTGGCCTTCCTCTGCTTCTATAATTCAAAATCTTGCCTTTTTATTCCTTTCATTGCTAAATTTCTAGAAATATACATTGGGTTGTCAAATCCATTTTTGGAAATAGTCAAGAATTTTGAGGAATTTACCAAAATGattactaatatttttttattcttaagcTGGTACTTGGAACAACATATAAAaagagcatatggcgtagtggttaagaaccctaactctaaccccaagatttcgcattcgattccaagcagtgacctgaacaacgacgacgacgaaaaataccttaggaatgacaacccaggttcgaaatatccccaagacacctgaagaaggctggagggtatatcagccaaaacgttgtgtttacaacaaacaagatgaagacaaatatccgttgaatgtaaataatgtaaacaatgaacATATAAAAGGGTTATTACATAAAATTACACTGAAAGGTTTTAATCACTATATATACAGGCATTCCATAACTTACTCCTTACTCCTACCCTCACCTACCTTCATTACCTGAAGTAttgagttgttattgttatcttaCCTCTTCTGTTATTGCAGGTTCAGAATTAACCTCTGAAGAAAAGATCGAGAAGTCaataaaaaagagagatataATCCACAATAACACACGGTTTAATCTGAACCCTTTCAACTCTGAAAAAAATAAGGAGATTCTACAGCAGGTAGCATCTGAAAAGGCCCACGCCAATTTGGGGAAAATCGGTCATGACGGGAAGGAAGTGCATACTGGATTCTCACCGATGATCAATGGATATGGTTTTGTGAAGACCCCGTCACCAGTTCCTGGGATGGGAAATGAGTCACCTTTGATGACATGGGGTGAAATTGAAGGTACACCGTTCCGGTTAGATGGCACTGACAATACACCATTGCCCAAAACACCTGGTCCGACATTTAAGGTAGGTCATGTAATTAACAGATCTAATCAACTTTCTAACTTTGTGCTTGTCTGATAATTACGTTAATGAGTAATTTCTATcttcacatacatgtttatgtatgtgtatatatgcatacattattctaaaaataaataatcatgttattgaaatctcaaagctacatgttgtggaaggattctgaCCACCCCCATGTGACAAAAAGTGGACTGACACatagctataaaaaaaaagactgtcaGCAGTTCACTGTGAACCACTGACATAGAGCGTTTAACCTTGTGTAACAGTAATAGTTGTACattgtgtaaatattgggttgttgggaaagtttgtgctgatttttcaagaaaagaaaaaggtcaataaatacttgccataacatttttaatcaaccaaatatgaaccattttgttgcacaatgcgtctccatctttcctttaacttgaaaataccctcttcctagaattgaggcggtttcatggcaaagaattcatcaaggtatctttttacgtcatccaaggaattgaaatttttaccattaagactattctgcagagaccttaataagtggaaatctgaaggagcaatatctggtgaatatgggggggggggtaacacatcccagccgagctgcagcaatttttgtctggttcccaaagcatcaagtgctaaaaatgaactttcttatcttccattttaaagggttacagaattaacccaggttataggaacataaaccttcttccacgaaaagatagcttaaactgtgctctaaatggacaTGTAGTCAAAtgctattttatgaactcaaccatgttctaaaataagtcgaaaggtaagccactataaatcggcatgaactttccggacaacctaatatttggTAGAGTAAACTGAATGCCAACAGGttaaatgtgtgtttatgcaaaACTTTACATGTTTATATCAATTCGTTGTTTTAGATACCTGAATTACCTAAACGGGACCGAATTGCTCTGGAACTGGCAGAAAGGGCAAGTAAGGCCCACAGAGTGAGAAAGCAGGATGCTCTACGAAGGGTCACACAGCGTTTATCCAGGTAAACTTAACTCACATTTTGACATTTCATCATATTTGAATGGCATTGATGTGTGTCCGTGTATCAGtgttcatcattgtcattttaacatccatttttccatgcttgcatgaatgaGGCAGagttcattaacccttttgttaccatatttatgttgagatgctctgtgtttctttcaattaattttaaatataacaaagtatgtagtaaatatatatgagtcgctttagtagacggaaattgaaagaagtccattatatatagactagcagtatcgcccggcgttgctcggatttgtaagggaaataactatataagcatttttagagagttacttcccttatagatgccaattcaggctttcttagccatttctgttttggtgtcttcaagccatgaagtcgttgttctaaaagaacgctggtcttcTTGACagcgctttacgacgttgatttccttacactcccttccccacagcttcacgagggagggaagaagggggagaagcaaacaggtgcaggtgtgaccatggacgccaactccgccgccatcgacacacgaaaaattatgcattaaaatggaataaaaaatgatgttaaattatttttaaaatcgtagactcatcgtagacgcgcgctaatactcagacgggctcgatatgaatcacgactataagatacccaaatttggttaaactgcaccgcaaaatgtgggagtagttaggaatctaaatcgaaggggacagacactcacacaactacagttttatatatatagatatatgtgcgtgtgtgttgtacgcatgtaaatattattttgtgtTACAGTACAGTTCTATCGTTACATATGTGCTGTAATTTAAATACTTGGAAAAAATTTAATCATTCCCATGTCTACTTTCAGAATAATACTATCCTAGGTTACGTAAGCTGCGGATCTTTGATACAGCTTCGCGTATAGACATTTGATTAGAACAAATTTGTCATCAGTACGATCTattaggtgatctatttctagcatatggctggcCACATAGGGGTTTTAGCTCTtaaaatatatactagcagtatcgcccgtatttgtttctgtttgctgtgtatttttttttttgagtagtggtttaaggtacacttgcaaagagaaagtaggcaAAATTATGGTAATAGcaggagtgaagcagttgaaattagagaggcaaatcgtaaaatatttacttttctcgaatttttgctttattgggggtcaaattgaaaaaactttatatgccatgacccaatcgaatatACTTGTAAAAATCATaagtaaattccaattgaagaaattctatattgtagaattgtattaaaaaggaacatgggaacaggcagagaaaatctgccttttatcataagagatatgtatgtatgtattttcttattttgtattttctgcaGTCCATCGTCCTTGTCACCATGCTTTGGTATGAGTGGCACCGATAAACTAAACAACATGTCTCCAGCGGCACAGCGACTCGCTAACTCCAGTCTACGCATCAAGACTAATACCGACAAGGCGTTGAGGGCCAGCTACAGCCCCAGTCCGTTACGCAGGCACAAGTCTCCTTTCTTCAGTCCTGACATGAAAAGCCCAGGTAGCAGTTCCTTCAGGAGTACTGGCAGCCAATCGAGCACTCCCGGTCATGTCCAAGATGTTGACCAGTATCACCGACAAGTCAAGACACCAAGTGGTTCAGAGAAACGTAGTGTTGGTCATGGTGTTGCAGACTCTCCGTCGTTGACTGACAACTTGCTAAATCTTCCGGGAAGAATGTCAGCTTCAGACTTTTTCTGAGATGTGCGACAAGTTACAGTGATCAAAGAATTGGGGGAAAAAAAGTggttttttgtaaatatatattttgaaaattgaaaaaataaaaataaaaatgcttattttttaatattgctttgtttttttttaatgtaatttttttgctgaaaaagattttttttttaataatatttgcaAAATTGTTTTCCTCTTAGTGAATTTTAATTCAGTAAACCTATTGACTAAAGGTATTTTAGTTGGGACCATCTGGTCTTTTATTTCAGAATGGGGCATttgaacatataatttatatatatataggcacaggaatggctatgtggtaagtagcttgcttaccaactactaCTAAATTGGTCCCACATATGGCTTGACCCTAGAAAGACCCTCTTCCTCCTGTGCATTCTTCACATTTAATAACTTTTCATAATCACACTTCCATCCCTCTTTGTATTCAGAATCATTAAGTGTAAGTATGATTTAGTCAATCTCAGAGGTGATCAGGTGGATGGTTGGTTTTCTGAAGTTAATGCTGCTGACCATCAAgctatttgcatcacagaactccaagcaccttgttccctcctcatttctagAACTAAAGCCGCAACCTCCATGTATACCACAGAATCCTTTGGAGTCTTGCCTAACATATACTGAAATCACCAGCTATAATAATGTCATTTGTTGAGGTAATCTGCAAAACAGACTCATATCGGCCCTGTTCAAACTTCGGACATTGTTAGaacgtgtcatataaaacatcttttactcttagcatttttgagaaaaacttatatttacgaagttatttcacgttaaagttctcatattttggtaatttcaaccagtcaatgacgtgcattcagctgaataaaattactgctgttgtttatcaACAAGAACCTCCGGcgatgtatatttcgtttgtcactgttatttatgacaaccctaaccttaaaaccagtacaaacgcacaaacgatgtgataaatgaaaaatacccctctgatagttgttgttgacaaacaacagcagtaattttattcagctgaatacacattgattggttgaaattacagaaatacgagaactttaatgggaaataacttcataaatataagtttttctcaaaaatgctaagagtaaaagatgttttatacgacgcattctaccagtgtccaaagtttgaaagtatttagttacaaaaaattattttttaaatctgtcggtcaaacgGTAAAGATcccaaaaatataaacagaaagaaaaaagagaaaaaaagaaatcaagaaaaatatttcgttccctataataattcatatatattttttctagatatgtttctttttttatttggtattaaaaaaaaaaaaatcaatgaaacccaacataattaaatattaattaaaaaaaaaaaagccgcaatattttttttaaagtctaattGTTTATTAAGTTTCAAGTTGGCTGTTGGTTCTGAATTTGTGATTGTAATTTTTTCATAGCAGCTTCATCTTGTTGTGAAATAGCTGTGAGTTTTTTACCAATTCTGTCATGAACATCGAGGTACTTGGCCACACATCGGTCTAAACAAACTGCTTCACCTTTGTTGAGTTCGGCATCTTTGTATCGAGGTGGAATGCATTTCTTCTGACAGGCACTGGTCATTCTGCAAAAGATCAAACAAAAAAgaactatgagtgcattgcattttatagcagaaacaactgcaaGCCAATGAAATTCATTGCATAATTACTAGTTCCCTTGTCATTTACATAATctgggcagcgagctggcagaaacgttagcacgccgggcaaaatgcgtagccgtatttcgtctgccgttaggttctgagttcaaattccgccgaggtcgactttgcttttcatcctttcggggtcgataaattaagtaccagttatgcactggggtcgatatatatttctttactacccacaagaggttaaacatagaggggacaaacaaggacagacaaagggattaagtcgattacattgacccagcgcgaaactggtgcttt
Above is a window of Octopus sinensis linkage group LG25, ASM634580v1, whole genome shotgun sequence DNA encoding:
- the LOC115224422 gene encoding mitochondrial import inner membrane translocase subunit Tim10-B, which produces MALNEAQMKLVVDLEMEMMADMYNRMTSACQKKCIPPRYKDAELNKGEAVCLDRCVAKYLDVHDRIGKKLTAISQQDEAAMKKLQSQIQNQQPT
- the LOC115224521 gene encoding splicing factor ESS-2 homolog gives rise to the protein MALETREYCGVLRKIRESSDKEAILVKKKKKKVLDEDTYIEGLQKIIQRDFFPDLPKWKAQAEYFEAVENNDLVKLREIQMKYGLRRPETGSSSVYNTPDTFETPEGRENKGSPTESSSLKEKQDNTSEKNEESERLQLDTLDNYLSKHTSEDNASFAEILKETQRKHKEKHSWLYEQEERQNIEQEEKLALPSIEKQAIQEKPPPALHSWQYSAKNSLMYVPDGSELTSEEKIEKSIKKRDIIHNNTRFNLNPFNSEKNKEILQQVASEKAHANLGKIGHDGKEVHTGFSPMINGYGFVKTPSPVPGMGNESPLMTWGEIEGTPFRLDGTDNTPLPKTPGPTFKIPELPKRDRIALELAERASKAHRVRKQDALRRVTQRLSSPSSLSPCFGMSGTDKLNNMSPAAQRLANSSLRIKTNTDKALRASYSPSPLRRHKSPFFSPDMKSPGSSSFRSTGSQSSTPGHVQDVDQYHRQVKTPSGSEKRSVGHGVADSPSLTDNLLNLPGRMSASDFF